One genomic window of Sphingomonas ginsengisoli An et al. 2013 includes the following:
- a CDS encoding chloride channel protein produces MAKISSTNRPRLADYSADHRMLILAAMAIMAGTGGAFAAWILLKLIALATNILWFGNFTFRPATIASGNPLLLMLIPIIGGLIIGLMARFGSDKIRGHGIPEAIETILFGESRLSLKVALLKPVSSAISIGSGGPFGAEGPIIMTGGAIGSLFAQLFHLSAAERKTLLVAGAVAGMTGIFGTPFASIMLAVELLLFELKPRSFVPVVTAVLVALAWRPLLVGGGPLFPFAAPTPNGIGPVAIAAGIGLLTGFLAALLSFLLYRIEDGFHALPVHWMWWPALGAVVVGLGAMIDIHVLGAGYGSIQDLLNGSLAVKAVLILLVTKAVVWLIALGSGTSGGVVAPLLILGGCLGFLVGQYLTGSPGFWAMIGMAGIMSGVMRAPMTGALFAAELTNHLPALPETIAAGASAYAISVLIMKRSILTEKIARRGRHILREYSVDPLEFLQAGQLMTSDPATLPGDMPLSQVVRFFADEAIHRSYPVIDKDGRLIGLVSRADALDWTVNRAAEGTLADVMSDDSIECAYPETLCGEIADMMVESGVGRIPIVGHHDRRVVGIISRQDLLKVRASQKSGEVRSNPKVTNHDRVKVQNVL; encoded by the coding sequence ATGGCCAAAATCTCTTCAACAAACCGTCCACGGCTTGCAGACTACAGCGCTGACCATCGCATGCTGATCCTTGCAGCAATGGCTATTATGGCGGGTACTGGCGGTGCTTTTGCCGCCTGGATCCTGCTCAAACTCATCGCGCTCGCGACGAACATTCTCTGGTTCGGCAACTTCACGTTTAGACCCGCCACTATCGCCAGCGGCAACCCGCTTCTGCTGATGCTAATTCCGATAATTGGCGGATTGATAATCGGCTTGATGGCGCGTTTTGGCTCCGACAAGATTCGAGGCCACGGCATTCCCGAGGCCATTGAAACCATCCTGTTCGGCGAAAGCCGCCTATCGTTGAAGGTCGCGCTGCTTAAGCCAGTGTCGTCCGCAATTTCGATCGGCAGCGGCGGGCCCTTCGGAGCAGAGGGTCCGATCATCATGACCGGTGGTGCCATTGGCTCCCTCTTCGCCCAGCTCTTCCACCTTAGCGCCGCTGAGCGGAAGACCCTCCTGGTTGCGGGAGCCGTTGCTGGAATGACCGGCATCTTCGGCACTCCATTCGCCTCAATCATGCTTGCCGTCGAGCTGCTGCTGTTCGAGCTCAAGCCACGCAGCTTTGTTCCCGTAGTGACCGCAGTTCTAGTGGCACTCGCCTGGCGTCCACTACTCGTTGGCGGCGGTCCGTTGTTCCCGTTTGCGGCACCGACGCCCAACGGGATCGGACCTGTAGCAATCGCTGCCGGGATTGGTCTGCTTACCGGGTTTCTCGCCGCATTGCTCTCGTTCCTTCTCTATCGCATCGAAGATGGATTTCATGCTCTTCCGGTCCACTGGATGTGGTGGCCGGCGCTCGGAGCCGTAGTGGTGGGGCTCGGTGCGATGATTGACATCCACGTACTCGGCGCCGGTTACGGTAGCATCCAAGACCTGCTGAATGGCAGTCTGGCAGTCAAAGCGGTCCTGATCTTGCTTGTGACCAAGGCCGTGGTGTGGCTGATCGCGCTCGGTTCGGGAACCTCTGGCGGGGTGGTGGCCCCGCTGCTTATTCTCGGCGGCTGCTTAGGGTTCCTCGTCGGCCAGTACCTAACTGGCTCGCCCGGGTTCTGGGCTATGATTGGCATGGCCGGGATCATGAGTGGAGTTATGCGCGCGCCAATGACCGGCGCTTTGTTCGCAGCTGAACTCACCAATCACTTGCCCGCGCTTCCAGAGACAATCGCGGCCGGAGCATCCGCTTACGCCATCAGTGTCCTCATTATGAAGCGCTCGATTTTGACCGAAAAGATCGCGCGGCGCGGACGACACATTCTGCGCGAGTATTCAGTGGATCCGCTGGAGTTTCTTCAAGCTGGGCAGCTAATGACCTCGGATCCGGCCACACTTCCAGGCGACATGCCGCTTTCGCAAGTAGTACGATTCTTCGCAGATGAGGCAATTCATCGCTCATATCCGGTCATCGACAAGGACGGCCGACTGATCGGCCTCGTCTCGAGAGCAGACGCCCTGGATTGGACCGTCAATCGCGCAGCCGAGGGCACTCTGGCTGACGTTATGTCCGACGATTCAATCGAATGTGCGTACCCCGAGACACTTTGCGGCGAGATCGCCGACATGATGGTCGAGTCAGGCGTTGGGCGTATCCCGATCGTCGGTCACCACGATCGGCGGGTGGTCGGTATTATTTCCCGACAGGACTTGTTGAAGGTCCGAGCTAGTCAGAAGAGCGGTGAAGTCAGAAGCAATCCAAAAGTGACAAATCACGACAGGGTTAAAGTCCAAAACGTTTTGTAA
- the coxB gene encoding cytochrome c oxidase subunit II: MLLTGCAATPLGYLEGSGSRSATILQSLGWGFTAISCVVVIVIAGLIGVGIWRGRVRAAAEASDVGREAGGVKAIYWGVGLSIPVLIGMAVWTFLSVQALAVPSSSPTLAVSIIGHRWWWEIRYQSPLYPADIVTTANELVIPTGVPVRVDLGSADVIHDFWVPKLGPKMDMVPGRTNHTWLQADREGTYRGQCAEFCGLQHGHMGFVVHALSPKAFDVWVTRQRQPALVAGPSPAALSLFEVKCAACHTVRGTTAAGIYGPDLTHVGGRTTLAAAMTPNTPDNLNRWLGDTQGVKPGAEMPQIDLSRVQRGQLVNWLETLK, translated from the coding sequence GTGCTGCTCACCGGCTGCGCCGCTACTCCGCTCGGCTATCTCGAAGGAAGCGGAAGCCGTTCGGCCACCATCCTCCAGTCACTCGGCTGGGGGTTCACCGCGATTTCATGCGTGGTCGTGATCGTTATCGCCGGCCTTATCGGGGTGGGTATCTGGCGCGGCCGGGTGCGCGCGGCCGCCGAAGCCAGCGACGTCGGCCGGGAAGCTGGCGGCGTTAAAGCGATTTACTGGGGTGTCGGGCTGTCGATCCCGGTCCTGATCGGCATGGCCGTCTGGACCTTCCTGTCCGTGCAGGCCCTTGCAGTGCCGAGCAGCTCGCCTACGCTGGCGGTCAGCATCATCGGGCACCGCTGGTGGTGGGAGATCCGCTACCAATCGCCGTTGTACCCCGCCGACATCGTCACCACCGCCAACGAATTGGTCATTCCCACAGGCGTGCCGGTTCGGGTGGACCTCGGAAGCGCCGACGTCATTCACGACTTCTGGGTGCCCAAACTTGGCCCGAAGATGGACATGGTCCCGGGGCGGACCAACCACACCTGGCTGCAGGCCGACCGCGAGGGCACCTATCGCGGCCAGTGTGCCGAGTTCTGCGGCTTGCAGCACGGTCACATGGGCTTTGTCGTCCACGCACTCTCGCCAAAAGCATTCGACGTTTGGGTGACGAGGCAGCGCCAGCCAGCGCTGGTGGCGGGACCGTCGCCGGCAGCGCTTTCCCTGTTCGAAGTGAAATGCGCGGCCTGCCACACGGTACGGGGAACGACGGCCGCCGGTATCTACGGTCCGGACCTGACCCATGTCGGGGGCAGGACCACCTTGGCGGCCGCAATGACGCCCAATACGCCCGACAATCTGAATCGGTGGCTGGGTGACACGCAAGGGGTCAAGCCTGGCGCGGAGATGCCGCAGATTGACCTTTCACGGGTGCAGCGCGGGCAGCTGGTGAACTGGCTGGAGACGCTCAAGTGA
- a CDS encoding nuclear transport factor 2 family protein: MPGKAVFRSTSPDYSLKTSPMGRKQTLGGNVRNGWKAVIRLALLSFWRTSLLKGAAIMLKTVRLVAWVAVLSIASSAGAKSCPSPRLNSQREVERYIVSSEEAWAKSVATNDASVVRRILAPDFVWVLDGKVYDKAAAVRFAEQGPGPFLSNEPDYVHVRFFGATAVAQGSETWTKKGDKRGRFIWTDTWINRAGCWQIVNAQDTVVPLPSK; encoded by the coding sequence ATGCCGGGCAAGGCTGTCTTCCGATCGACCTCTCCGGATTACTCCCTAAAAACGTCGCCAATGGGTCGAAAGCAGACGCTCGGCGGGAATGTCCGCAATGGGTGGAAAGCGGTCATTCGCTTGGCATTGCTTTCTTTTTGGCGGACAAGCTTGCTGAAGGGAGCGGCGATCATGCTAAAAACTGTCCGATTGGTGGCGTGGGTAGCGGTGTTGAGCATCGCAAGCAGCGCAGGGGCAAAGAGCTGCCCCTCTCCCAGACTGAATTCCCAGCGCGAGGTCGAGCGCTACATCGTTTCGAGCGAGGAAGCTTGGGCGAAGTCAGTAGCCACCAACGACGCGTCCGTGGTCCGCCGCATCCTCGCACCTGACTTTGTTTGGGTTCTCGACGGAAAGGTATACGACAAGGCTGCAGCCGTGCGGTTCGCGGAACAAGGCCCGGGACCTTTTCTCAGTAACGAACCCGATTACGTGCACGTGCGATTCTTCGGGGCAACCGCCGTCGCTCAAGGTAGCGAAACTTGGACCAAGAAGGGCGACAAGCGAGGTAGATTTATCTGGACTGACACTTGGATCAACCGTGCTGGTTGCTGGCAGATCGTCAATGCCCAGGACACGGTCGTCCCCTTGCCGTCCAAATAA
- a CDS encoding helix-turn-helix domain-containing protein, whose translation MIVDGERRDGGPTKTSRVVELPLKIADLLELPLFDQVAPDIAEPLAKSFEHRSYHAGTMLVESGKHVQKLQVVVSGMVELCRLDAVGHEYGVLLLSALDVILPAAAILEERSLISVRAVTSTQTLELDGPLLRRAMQKSTALTFNLMKVTCGQWRMAVRSILDLTGRSAAERLAAFLLRIADLQHGDAAPELPIPKRSLATRLGIRPETLSRTLQIVAEHGLHLRGRVIIVHDRAKVTQFCGPDFYTVGNEHPLSVYAM comes from the coding sequence ATGATCGTCGATGGTGAACGCAGGGACGGTGGGCCGACCAAGACCTCTAGAGTCGTTGAACTGCCCCTTAAGATTGCTGACCTGCTCGAACTTCCACTGTTTGATCAGGTCGCCCCGGACATCGCTGAGCCCCTCGCAAAGTCTTTCGAGCATCGATCCTATCATGCCGGAACGATGCTGGTTGAGTCAGGCAAGCACGTCCAGAAGCTGCAGGTCGTAGTCAGCGGAATGGTCGAACTGTGCCGGCTAGACGCCGTTGGGCACGAATACGGCGTGTTGCTGCTGTCGGCGCTAGACGTGATTTTGCCGGCTGCAGCAATCTTGGAAGAACGTTCTTTGATCTCCGTGCGAGCTGTTACGAGCACACAGACACTGGAGCTTGACGGCCCGCTCCTGCGCCGAGCGATGCAGAAGTCGACAGCACTAACTTTCAACCTGATGAAAGTAACGTGTGGTCAATGGCGAATGGCGGTCCGAAGCATCCTCGATCTGACCGGCCGGAGCGCCGCCGAACGGCTTGCCGCGTTCCTGCTGAGGATCGCGGACTTGCAGCATGGTGACGCTGCACCGGAGCTCCCGATCCCTAAGCGCAGCCTAGCAACGCGGCTTGGGATCAGGCCTGAGACTTTGTCGAGGACACTTCAGATCGTCGCGGAACATGGATTGCACCTGCGCGGTCGTGTGATAATCGTCCACGATCGTGCGAAGGTCACGCAGTTCTGCGGGCCTGACTTCTATACAGTCGGCAATGAACATCCGCTCAGCGTTTATGCAATGTAA
- a CDS encoding c-type cytochrome, with protein sequence MKPAGVIAIAMTAAAAGAATAGWIVSSHQRTGPAGLLATNIGYTGPAAVPVGAPPGHIPYTGLGITNPLGNSPQVIARGKRLYEAMNCAGCHGYKGEGNMGPDLTDAYWRYGGTPVQIYKTLYEGRPQGMPAWGSALPSDQIWALTAYVSSLGGKPSDRAANGGEARSSEADRLNPSGSAPMPSNSGAGLEGQ encoded by the coding sequence ATGAAGCCGGCCGGGGTGATTGCGATTGCGATGACTGCGGCCGCTGCGGGGGCGGCTACCGCTGGATGGATCGTGAGCTCGCACCAGAGAACCGGACCGGCAGGCCTGCTGGCGACCAACATCGGCTATACCGGTCCGGCCGCTGTTCCGGTGGGTGCACCACCGGGCCATATCCCCTACACCGGGCTCGGCATCACCAACCCGCTGGGCAACTCGCCCCAGGTGATCGCCAGGGGCAAACGCCTGTACGAGGCGATGAATTGCGCCGGGTGCCACGGCTACAAGGGGGAAGGGAACATGGGTCCCGACCTCACCGATGCTTACTGGCGTTACGGCGGCACGCCGGTTCAGATCTATAAGACGCTGTATGAGGGACGGCCGCAGGGCATGCCGGCTTGGGGCTCCGCACTGCCGTCCGACCAGATCTGGGCGCTGACGGCCTATGTCTCGTCACTTGGCGGCAAGCCATCGGACCGCGCCGCAAACGGCGGTGAAGCGCGCAGCAGCGAAGCTGACCGCCTGAACCCCTCGGGCAGTGCGCCAATGCCGAGCAACAGCGGCGCTGGCCTGGAAGGACAGTGA
- a CDS encoding carbonic anhydrase → MTPDEALNLLRCGNEAFLRGEAQSPDVSADRRLSLAQGQSPFCAYLSCSDSRVPPELLFGRGLGELFIVRNAGNTVDTVARGSIEFAVAVLGVPLIVVMGHESCGAVTAAMSVVDKNAQFPGAIGSMIEPIIPAVLEARECEGDPVENAVRANVRRVVRGLREASAAILTQPLLDGTLKIVGAYYNLASGEVDFFDQL, encoded by the coding sequence GTGACGCCAGATGAGGCTCTAAATCTTCTGCGATGCGGCAACGAAGCGTTTCTGCGAGGAGAAGCGCAATCTCCTGACGTCAGCGCTGACCGGCGATTGAGCTTGGCTCAAGGTCAATCACCGTTTTGTGCCTACCTCTCCTGCTCAGATAGCCGCGTACCTCCCGAGCTTCTCTTTGGACGGGGCCTAGGAGAGTTATTCATCGTTAGAAATGCGGGCAACACAGTCGACACTGTTGCGAGAGGCTCAATTGAGTTCGCTGTCGCCGTGCTCGGAGTTCCGCTTATCGTCGTTATGGGGCACGAGAGCTGCGGCGCCGTTACTGCCGCGATGTCCGTTGTCGATAAAAATGCGCAGTTCCCCGGAGCGATTGGCTCGATGATCGAACCCATCATTCCTGCTGTTCTTGAAGCACGTGAGTGCGAGGGCGATCCGGTCGAGAATGCCGTCCGGGCTAACGTGAGACGGGTCGTCCGAGGATTGCGTGAAGCAAGCGCAGCCATTCTCACGCAACCACTTCTAGATGGGACGCTTAAGATCGTGGGGGCGTATTACAACCTCGCTAGTGGCGAGGTCGACTTCTTCGACCAGCTCTGA
- a CDS encoding PQQ-dependent dehydrogenase, methanol/ethanol family, producing MTIGNAGQGAFDAAPGGPAGEWTSQARDYANSRFSPLNQIDRSNVARLKAAWTFSDGALYGHEGAPLVKDNVMYTVSPFPNRAFALDLTKPGPDIKWMFDPKPSPTAIGKACCDAVLRGWAIGNGKLVYNLLDAHTVAVDLATGKEVWRTRMADVANGVTMTMSAFIVGNKVFVGNSGGEMGVSGWLAALDLNTGKELWRAYSVGSDKDVKIGPRFKPFYPQLKGKDLGLRTWPPGMSQHGAGAAWGFISYDPETNLIFYGTSNPGPRVPAQRPGDNLWTSAVFARDADTGEAVWAYQFTPHDQWDYDGVNEMMLLDLPINGRMRKTLVHFDRNTYAYVLDRTTGQVLRADNFAPQNWSSGFDYKTGRPLVVPSKQPQPGQKLKVCPPDIGQKDWEPPAFSPRTGLIYVGIFNLCMNLTDHKVSYIAGTPYDGMEMTRESADGPNGGWGAFLAWDPVHGRAAWKIPEKFMVMSGAIATAGDVVFYGTTDGWFRAVDATNGKVLFQQKLSSGIIGQPITYLGPDGRQYVAVPSGVGGAAKVQSGRAGYPARGSTLYVFSIDGKGVQGGKVGPS from the coding sequence ATGACCATTGGGAACGCAGGTCAGGGCGCATTCGATGCGGCGCCCGGCGGTCCGGCCGGTGAGTGGACCAGTCAGGCGCGTGATTACGCGAACAGCCGCTTCTCACCCCTGAACCAGATTGATCGCTCCAACGTCGCGCGTTTGAAGGCGGCGTGGACCTTCTCCGATGGCGCCCTCTACGGCCATGAAGGAGCGCCGCTGGTCAAGGACAACGTGATGTACACGGTGTCTCCTTTTCCCAACCGGGCGTTCGCGCTCGATCTCACAAAGCCCGGTCCGGACATCAAGTGGATGTTCGACCCGAAGCCCTCGCCGACTGCGATCGGAAAGGCTTGCTGCGACGCAGTGCTGCGCGGCTGGGCCATCGGCAATGGCAAGCTCGTCTATAATCTCCTCGACGCTCACACAGTTGCGGTCGACCTGGCAACAGGCAAGGAGGTCTGGCGCACACGTATGGCGGATGTCGCCAATGGGGTGACGATGACCATGTCGGCCTTCATCGTCGGCAACAAGGTCTTCGTCGGAAACTCCGGCGGCGAAATGGGCGTGTCGGGCTGGCTCGCAGCGCTCGACCTCAACACGGGTAAGGAGTTGTGGCGCGCTTATTCGGTGGGCTCCGACAAGGACGTGAAGATCGGGCCGCGGTTCAAGCCGTTCTACCCGCAGCTGAAGGGCAAGGACCTGGGACTTCGGACCTGGCCGCCGGGCATGTCTCAGCACGGGGCCGGGGCCGCATGGGGGTTCATCAGCTACGATCCCGAGACGAATCTGATCTTCTACGGGACGTCGAATCCGGGGCCGCGGGTGCCGGCCCAGCGGCCGGGCGACAATCTTTGGACCAGCGCGGTGTTTGCGCGTGACGCCGACACGGGCGAGGCGGTCTGGGCCTACCAATTCACGCCGCACGACCAGTGGGATTATGACGGTGTGAACGAGATGATGCTGCTCGATCTTCCGATAAACGGAAGGATGCGCAAGACGCTCGTCCACTTCGATCGCAATACGTACGCCTATGTACTTGACCGCACGACGGGCCAAGTACTGCGAGCAGACAATTTTGCTCCCCAGAACTGGAGCAGCGGCTTCGATTACAAGACGGGCCGACCGCTGGTAGTACCTTCGAAGCAGCCGCAGCCGGGGCAGAAGCTCAAGGTCTGCCCACCCGACATTGGCCAGAAGGATTGGGAACCACCGGCCTTCAGTCCTCGCACGGGCCTCATCTATGTGGGCATTTTCAATCTCTGTATGAACCTGACCGATCACAAGGTGAGCTACATTGCCGGCACACCGTACGACGGGATGGAGATGACCCGCGAAAGCGCCGATGGGCCGAACGGTGGCTGGGGCGCCTTTCTAGCCTGGGACCCGGTTCACGGCCGGGCAGCCTGGAAGATTCCTGAGAAGTTCATGGTAATGTCTGGTGCCATCGCCACGGCCGGGGACGTGGTTTTCTATGGAACCACGGACGGCTGGTTCCGGGCGGTCGATGCGACAAATGGCAAGGTCCTGTTCCAGCAAAAGCTTTCGAGCGGGATCATCGGCCAGCCGATCACCTATCTCGGTCCCGACGGGCGGCAATATGTCGCGGTCCCAAGCGGCGTGGGGGGCGCGGCCAAGGTGCAATCCGGCCGGGCCGGCTATCCGGCGCGCGGATCGACCCTTTATGTCTTCTCTATCGACGGAAAGGGCGTTCAGGGCGGAAAGGTCGGGCCATCATGA
- a CDS encoding cytochrome c oxidase subunit I has translation MSTTLDRPADWKAPQDAGPVDGAPLASVIPAEAERRLAEAWEDSPGLRGWFGTVDHKKIGIRYIITAFVFLTIGGVEALVMRLQLAQPNNNLLNPEQYNQLFSMHGVTMIFLYALPILSGFSNYLWPLMLGSRDMAYPRLNALSFWLYVVSGIFLYVSFPLGAAPNDGWFNYVPNGSAEYDPGPNIDVYCLGMIFLGISTAVGSANFVVTLLRMRAPGMSLNRVPIIIWGTLTASAANLLAIPAVSLACLMLWFDRNFGTHFYDIGGGGQPLLWQHLFWMFGHPWVYAVVLPAMGMVSDGLPVHCRRPLVGYTLVAMATVTTMVVGFGVWLHHMFATGLPSLALSFFSAASFVIAIPSAISVFAWIATIWTGRARLTVPFLFFTSVILLFVIGGVSGVMTASLALDWQLTDTYFIVAHLHYVLIGINLFAVVGAVYHWFPKMTGRMMNERLGYWVFGLMFGGFNVAFLPMHLLGLEGMPRRVYTYGADMGFGTTNLVVTVGAITFAGGIGLFFLSILLARLSGRPAGPNPWDGPSLEWSIPSPPPAYNFAVIPLIASRHPLWEDRLLAEDQPHSRLAEGYLLDEGKETLGVTPLDAEPDVILKMPGDSILPVLLSVSLLPLFGGMLLLKPWFAAAGAAAAFAILIAWFWPHPVLQREEQARMYV, from the coding sequence GTGAGCACGACCCTTGACCGGCCGGCCGACTGGAAGGCGCCGCAGGACGCGGGTCCGGTGGATGGAGCGCCGCTGGCCTCCGTCATTCCGGCCGAAGCGGAACGCCGGCTGGCCGAGGCCTGGGAGGACTCGCCGGGCCTCAGGGGCTGGTTCGGAACGGTTGACCACAAGAAGATCGGGATCCGCTACATCATCACGGCCTTTGTCTTCCTGACAATCGGGGGGGTCGAAGCGCTCGTGATGCGGCTGCAGTTGGCGCAGCCGAACAACAACCTGCTCAATCCGGAGCAGTACAACCAGCTGTTCTCGATGCACGGCGTGACGATGATCTTCCTGTACGCCCTGCCGATCCTGTCAGGCTTTTCCAACTATCTCTGGCCGCTGATGCTTGGCAGCCGCGACATGGCGTATCCGCGACTGAATGCCCTGAGCTTCTGGCTCTATGTTGTGTCCGGAATTTTCCTCTACGTCAGCTTTCCACTCGGGGCCGCACCGAACGACGGCTGGTTCAACTACGTCCCCAACGGATCGGCCGAATATGACCCCGGCCCGAACATCGACGTCTACTGCCTGGGCATGATCTTCCTGGGCATCTCGACTGCCGTGGGGTCAGCCAACTTCGTCGTCACCCTGCTCAGGATGCGCGCGCCGGGCATGTCCCTCAACCGGGTGCCGATCATCATCTGGGGAACGCTGACAGCCTCGGCCGCCAACCTGCTCGCTATCCCTGCCGTAAGTCTGGCCTGCCTGATGCTGTGGTTTGATCGGAATTTCGGCACCCACTTCTACGATATCGGTGGCGGGGGACAGCCGCTGCTGTGGCAGCACCTCTTCTGGATGTTCGGTCACCCTTGGGTCTACGCCGTGGTGCTGCCTGCGATGGGCATGGTCAGCGATGGACTGCCGGTCCACTGTCGGCGACCGCTGGTCGGCTACACGCTCGTGGCGATGGCGACCGTTACGACGATGGTAGTGGGGTTCGGCGTTTGGCTGCACCACATGTTCGCTACGGGGCTGCCCTCGTTGGCACTGAGCTTCTTCTCGGCAGCGAGCTTCGTGATCGCCATTCCGTCCGCCATTTCGGTGTTCGCCTGGATTGCGACGATCTGGACCGGGCGGGCGCGCCTCACCGTTCCCTTTCTCTTCTTCACCTCGGTCATCCTGCTGTTCGTGATCGGCGGTGTGTCGGGGGTAATGACCGCCAGCCTGGCGCTCGACTGGCAGCTGACCGACACCTACTTCATCGTCGCGCATCTCCATTACGTGCTGATTGGGATCAACCTCTTCGCCGTGGTCGGCGCCGTCTACCACTGGTTCCCGAAGATGACCGGAAGGATGATGAACGAGCGCCTTGGTTACTGGGTGTTCGGGCTGATGTTCGGCGGCTTCAACGTCGCCTTCCTCCCCATGCACCTGCTTGGCCTCGAGGGCATGCCCCGCCGGGTCTATACTTACGGCGCCGACATGGGCTTCGGCACCACCAACCTGGTCGTAACGGTCGGAGCCATTACCTTCGCCGGTGGCATTGGTCTGTTCTTCCTGTCGATCCTGCTGGCGCGACTGTCGGGCCGGCCCGCCGGGCCCAATCCCTGGGATGGACCTAGCCTGGAATGGTCGATTCCCTCGCCGCCGCCGGCTTACAACTTCGCCGTCATTCCCCTGATCGCGTCCCGTCATCCGCTGTGGGAAGATCGCCTGCTGGCGGAGGATCAGCCGCACAGCCGTTTGGCTGAAGGCTATCTCCTCGACGAGGGCAAGGAGACGCTAGGCGTCACACCGCTCGATGCAGAGCCCGACGTCATTCTGAAGATGCCGGGCGATAGCATCCTACCGGTGTTGCTGTCGGTGTCACTGTTGCCGCTGTTCGGCGGCATGTTGCTGCTGAAGCCTTGGTTCGCTGCCGCCGGCGCAGCCGCCGCATTCGCTATCCTCATCGCTTGGTTCTGGCCGCATCCCGTACTTCAGCGGGAAGAGCAGGCGCGCATGTATGTCTGA
- a CDS encoding cytochrome c oxidase subunit 3, whose amino-acid sequence MLCLIATEGILFVYLIFSYGYLASQSRGPFVPDGAPSLDIALPATIALLVSSATAEWSKRSARSGNLARSQLALACTIVLGAIFVVMSGIEWAHKPFAFTDTAYSSIYFLLTGTHLTHVLVGLLALGVLLALSLGGRVKAGHDQHRTLVTLYWHFVDAIWLFVFATIYLSPRLT is encoded by the coding sequence ATGCTGTGCCTGATCGCGACCGAAGGCATCTTGTTTGTCTACCTGATCTTTTCCTACGGCTATCTTGCCAGCCAGTCGCGCGGGCCGTTCGTTCCGGATGGCGCACCCTCGCTCGACATCGCCCTTCCCGCCACGATCGCGCTTCTGGTGTCGAGTGCGACTGCGGAATGGTCAAAGCGAAGCGCGAGATCAGGCAACCTCGCCCGGTCCCAGCTTGCGCTCGCCTGCACCATCGTGCTCGGCGCCATCTTCGTGGTGATGAGCGGCATTGAGTGGGCTCACAAGCCGTTTGCCTTTACCGACACGGCCTATAGCTCGATCTATTTCCTGCTGACCGGTACGCACCTCACCCACGTCCTTGTCGGGCTGTTGGCCCTCGGCGTTCTCCTCGCCCTGTCCCTTGGTGGGCGGGTTAAGGCGGGCCACGATCAGCATCGAACGCTGGTCACTCTCTACTGGCACTTCGTAGACGCCATCTGGCTATTCGTCTTCGCTACCATCTACCTGTCGCCGAGGCTGACATGA
- a CDS encoding cytochrome c oxidase assembly protein, translating into MSAALEDWTIEPLAAFLLGMSLSLYSTGRWRMSDPQRRAAAPPWRAGCYYAAAATMVVALFSPLDELADRSFAWHMTQHLLLMLAAAPLLALGNTHLVSLFAFPLRLRRLLGLQLTRLPGVRRASSDRRSPLVATMLFAAGLWLWHAPRMYDAALDDAALHTLEHLTFLVTSAVFWRMVLHAGDRRLDAGTAVLLSVVAGFQANLLAALIVLAPDPIYSAYSLNDPSDQQIGGLLMLVPASLVFLAATVHSIFRLLRSNQRPRSRPAAAAPKAQPKLASLRSN; encoded by the coding sequence ATGAGCGCTGCTCTTGAGGATTGGACGATCGAGCCGCTGGCCGCGTTCCTGCTTGGCATGTCGCTCAGCCTCTACTCCACTGGCCGCTGGCGCATGAGCGATCCGCAGCGCCGGGCGGCGGCTCCGCCGTGGCGGGCCGGCTGCTATTATGCGGCGGCCGCAACCATGGTGGTTGCGCTATTCTCACCCCTCGACGAACTCGCCGACCGAAGTTTTGCCTGGCACATGACTCAGCACCTGCTGCTGATGCTCGCAGCTGCCCCGCTGCTGGCACTCGGGAACACGCATCTCGTATCACTCTTCGCCTTTCCTTTGCGTTTACGCCGCCTGCTTGGCCTTCAGCTGACTAGGTTGCCCGGCGTCCGGCGGGCGTCGTCGGACCGCCGTTCGCCGCTGGTCGCAACCATGCTGTTCGCAGCCGGCCTGTGGTTGTGGCACGCGCCGCGGATGTACGATGCGGCGCTCGATGATGCGGCGCTGCATACGCTCGAGCACCTCACCTTTCTGGTCACTTCGGCGGTCTTCTGGCGGATGGTGCTCCACGCAGGCGACCGCCGGCTGGATGCTGGGACTGCGGTTCTTCTGTCCGTGGTCGCAGGGTTCCAGGCCAACCTGCTGGCGGCCCTCATCGTGCTTGCTCCAGACCCGATCTACTCAGCGTACAGCCTCAATGACCCGTCGGATCAGCAAATCGGGGGGCTGCTCATGCTCGTCCCCGCGTCTTTGGTGTTTCTGGCGGCAACGGTGCACAGCATATTCCGACTGCTGCGGAGTAATCAGCGGCCCAGGTCAAGGCCGGCCGCGGCGGCTCCCAAGGCTCAACCGAAACTAGCTTCTTTACGGTCTAACTGA